TACTCGGCGGGCGCCAGGGCACTTTCGTCCTGCAGCACAGCTCCACGATGACGCGTGGGGAGCCGAAGCAGTCGATCACCGTCGTACCCGATTCCGGGACGGGGGAACTGCTGGGGCTTGCCGGTTCGATGGTCATCCATATCGACAACGGCCGGCATTCGTACAGCTTCGACTATGCATTGCCTGACGCGGCGCAGTGAGTCGCTCACGGAGATAGCGCTGGCCCCGCGCCAGCGACACACTTCCGCATCACGCAACGGTTTCGTCACGCAAACGGAACTGCGCGACCGCCGCGCTCAGTCGTGAACCCTGTTCATCGAGCGACAGTGCCGCGGCGGCCGCCTCCTCGACCAGCGCCGCATTGCGTTGCATCGTCTGCTCCATCTGGATGACCGCGGCGTTCACCTGCTCGATCCCCGACGACTGCTCTTCGAATGCATGGCTGGTCTCGCCCATGATCGCGTTGACACGCTCGACCGCGGCAACGAGCTCGCTCATCGCCGAGCCGGCCAGCGTGACGAGGCCGCTGCCGTCTTCGACACGCCGCGCGGCATTGCCGATCAGGTCGCGAATCTCCTTCGCCGCCGACGCGCAGCGCTGCGCGAGCCCGCGCACCTCCGTCGCGACGACCGCGAACCCGCGCCCCTGCTCGCCTGCGCGCGCGGCCTCGACCGCCGCATTCAGCGCGAGGATGTTGGTCTGGAACGCGATGCTTTCGATCGTGCCGACGATGCCGGAAATCCGCGCGGAGCTGTGCGAAATCGCGGACATCGTCTCGACCACGCGCTGCATTGCCTCGCCGCCGCGCGACGCGATGCCGGCCGCGCCTTCGACGTACGTGCGCGCATCGCGCGCGTTGTCCGCGTTCTGGCGCACGGCCGCCGTCAGCTGCTCGACGCTCGCCGCCGCTTGTTGCAGCGACACGGCCTGCTGCTCGGTGCGCGCGGACAGGTCGACGTTGCCGCTCGCGATCGTGCGAACGTCGCCGACGATCGTCTCGGTACTTGCGCGCACCTGGTTCACAGTGTCGACGAGGCCGTCCTGCATGCGCTTCAGCGCATTGAGCAGATAGGCCATTTCATTTTCGCCCGCGATGACGACGGTGCCCGTCAGGTCGCCTTTCGAAATTTTCTCGAACTGGCCGACCGCGAGATTGATCGGCTCGATGATCGCCTTCGCGAGCACGCGCTGCGCAAAGAAACCGACAACGAGCGCCAGCCCCGCGACCGCCGCCATCCCCCACACGATCCGGTGAAAATGCACGCCGGCAGCGTCGTAGCGGGCCTTCTGGCGCGCGACCTGGAACGACTCGAGCGCGTCGATCGCATCCTGGTAGGCGGCGAACAGCGCCGGCGGCGCGGTACGCTGCGTGTCGAGGAAGTTGAACGCGTCGTCGCCGTCGAGCTGCGACAGCGCTTTCAGGAACACGCGATCGAGCAGCGCCCGCCGGTGGCTCTGCAGCGTGTCAAACAATGCCTGCTCGTTCGCGTCGCGCGCATGCAGGCGCGCATACGCATCCAGTTCGTCATTGCTCTGCTTGAGGAGCGCGTGGAGCTGCGCGGCTCCCTCCTTGCCCGACTGGCCCGCGCTGATGACCTGCGCGACGTCGCTCATGCGTTCGCGCAGCACGAGCATCCGCTCGGAGCTGGTCTTCAGGTGCAGCAGCGACGCGGTGTCGTCGCGGTACATCGCCTCGAGCGAGCCGTTGCTCATGTAGAGCGCCGCAATGCAGGCGCCGACCACCAGCACGAGCAGCACGGTATAGCCGGCGATGGTCGCGACGAGTCCACCGCGGATGGTGAGTTGTTTTCGCATGACGTTCCCTTGCGCGGGCCGGGCGCGGCCAGCGGCGGATGTGGATTCCGGATCACGAAAGACGAGCGCCGCGTCGCAACACGCGGCGCGGGGGCTGCGAACGGGTTAACGGCGGGGGGAACGGGAAGGTTTTACCTGTACGCGACGTGAATCTTGACGATTACGACAGGTGGGGCAGCCAGAGAGAGCGTGCGGCTATTCCCCGCCGGCCAGCCTTGCACGAATCTCGTCAGCCGACAGGTCGCGCTGGTGCGTGGCAATCTGCCAGATGTTTCCCCACGGATCCTTCACCATCGCGCGCCTGTCGCCGTACGGCATGTCGGCGGGCGCTTCCAGCGAGACCGCGCGCGCCGCGATCGCGCGCCGATGGGTCGCATCGGTATCCTCGACATACACGTACAGGAACGCCGGCATCGGATCGCGCAGACCGTCACCGCCGCTGATCATCACGACCGAATCGCCGATGCGGATTTCGGCAGGCAAGCCGGCACGGAATTCTCCGCAGGCGTCGAACACCGTCCGGATGAATTCGACCAGGTTCTCCGGATCCGGTACGACAATGCGCGGCGTGACGGTATGCCATCCGGCGGGCTGGAATGTGGCCATGGTGCGCAACCTCCGATGCGTGCGTCAGCGGTATTGTCCTCCGCGCACCGGTGGTCTGCAAAGGAATGCGAAGGGTTGCTCAAATACCGCACGCCCCTTCGCCGCTCGTCAGAGGCTGACGTTCGACTCCAGCCACCGCGGTTCGTACGCTCCCAATGCCCGTGCCGGATAGAACCACGCGAGCGGCGCCCCCGCGATCTGCAACGGCGGTTGGAGCCGCGTTGCAGGCCCCCATGACGTCGCTTCGACGCGATCCGCGCGGTCGTGTTGTGAATCCGGAATCACGGCAACCACGTCGCTCATCGGCTCCGAACGCAACTGCAAGACGGCCGACGTACGCGCCAGCGAAGCGCGAACTTCGGTGCCCACACCGTCCTTCAGTCGCGCCGTCAGCCCGCGGATGGCAGCAGCAGCCATCAGGTAACCCGTCGCATGGTCGATCGCCTGGACGGGCAGGCTCACCGGCTCGTCGCTTCCCGTCACGCGCATGCCCGCGTCGGCGATTCCCGCACTCATCTGGATGAGGCTGTCGAAGCCACGCCGGCAACGCCACGCGCCGGTCCAGCCGTACGCGTCGAGCGACACGTCGATGAGTGCGGGATTGAGATCGCGCCGTTGCGCGGCGTCGAGACCGAAACGCGCAAGTGCGTCGGAACGGTAACCGTGCACGACGATATCCGCGTCGCGCAGCAGCCGCTTGAGCGTATCGAGATCCGCAGGCTGCTTCAGGTCAAGGCGCGCGCAGCGCTTGCCGAGAACAACGTCCGGCACCGTACCGGGCTCTTCCCAGCCATGCGGATCGATGCGCAGCACGTCGGCACCGAGGCCCGCCAGAAATCGCGTCGCGACGGGGCCGGCGAGTATGCGCGTCAGATCGAGCACGCGAATGCCGCGCAGCGGCCGGTCTCGCGACGGCTGCCAGTCGCGCGCTCCAACCGCCTTCGCGGTGTGAGCATGCAGCAATGGTTCGGATGCAACAGCCTTGCCTTGCTGATGCGCGGCCCATTCCTGCCGCGAATGCATCATCGCCGCGCACCCGCCACGCTCGACAATCGCGTCTTCTAGCGCATGGGCATCCCAGCGGCTGACCGCTTGCGCGACCGCTTGTGCGTCTGCCGCGCAGCCGAGCACCGTCAAAGCGGCCTGCCGATGATGGGGCGCGTTGGTGTGCAACCGGATCCAGCGATCGCGCGCCCGATAGTTGCCGGCCACCGGATCCCATTGAGGCGGCAGCGTCCATCCCGACGGGCGAAGCGACGTGCCGAACCACAGCGATGCCATGCGCCGGTCGACGTGAACCGCCGGCAATATGCCGGTCGATTCGAGCAGCAATTCGGCGACGGCCGTACCCGCCGCGCCAATCGCCGCACTGGCCAGATCGGTGACGCGAAACGCGGACAGTAATTCGCCAGAGCCGCTGAAACTGCAATGCTCGAGACGTTGCGGCGCGCCACCCAGCGCGGCCCAGAATTCCTGCAGATGACGCGGCATCAAGCCCTCATCGGCCGTAGCCGCAACATGGGAAATTTGATCGACACGCATGTTCGCCTCGAATCGTTTTGGTGAAGCAAAGATCGGCTCGCTCGCATTTATTGTCAACGTTGATTATTCTGATCAACCTGCCGAACGAATCGAGCCTCGTACCATGTCGCCTTATCTGAATTCGACCGAAGCGGCCGCGCGGCTCGGCGTCTCGCGACAGACGCTTTACGCATACGTGAGCCGCGGCCTGCTTCGCGCGGAACCCACCGGCAATCCACGTGAAAGCCGCTACTTCGCAGCGGACGTCGACCGTCTCGCGGCCGAACGTGCGCGCGGCCGCAAACCGAAGGAAGTCGCGAAAGCCGCGTTGAACTGGGGTTCGCCAGTGCTCGAATCGAGCATCACGCTGATCGAGGGCGGCCAGCTTTTCTATCGCGGCGTGGATGCACTCGATCTCGCCGGCCGCGCGAGTCTCGAGGAAGTCGCCGCGCTGCTTTGGCAATGCGACGAGCGGACTGCTTTCGGCCCTCGCGTCCCCCGTGCACCGACGGTGTTGCGAACCCTCTTCAAACACTACGGCGATCAGCGCGCGGAGCAGGCGCTCTTGTCGCTGTTCGCCGTCGCCACCGACGACGCACCGACGGCAGCGTGGCAGCAATCGGCCGACAGCCGGATGCAGGGCTGCGGCGACCTGGTACGGATCCTCGCGGCATGCCTGTTGCGCACCGGGTTCGATACGGCACCCGTCCACGAGCAATGCGCGCGCGCATGGGGCGTCGTGCCGTCCGGTGCGGAACTCATCAGGATCGCGCTCGTCCTGTGCGCGGATCACGAACTGAACGCATCGAGCTTCACGGGCCGATGCGTGGCGTCGACGAACGCGAGTTTGCGCGCGGTCGTGATCGGCGGCCTCGCCGGTCTGTCAGGTGGGCGGCACGGCGCGACCACCGCGCGTGTCGAGGCGATGTGGGATGAAATCGGCAACCGGGACGTCGAGCGAAAAATGCGCGAGCGCCTGCACCGAGGCGACGATCTGCCGGGGTTCGGACATTCGCTGTATCCCGGTGGCGACGTGCGGGCAGCCTGCCTGCTGTCACGCATCCTGCCGCGCCATCCGCAATGGAAAACGATGATCGATGCAGGCAGTTCGCTGGCCGGCCAGAAGCCTTCTCTGGATCTCGCGCTCGTCGCGCTACGCAGGCATTTGCGGCTTCCTGTCGGCGCCGCGTTCGGCCTGTTCGCGCTTGGCCGCTCGATCGGCTGGATCGCGCACGGGCTCGAGCAGCGCGAACATCCGGAATTGATCAGGCCTCGCGCGGTATATACGGGGGTGCGGCCAGACAGTGTTGGTGCCGGCTCGGGTCAGCCGCGGTCACGCGGGCGATCGGGAAAGCGCTCCGTGTCGCAGCATGCGGCTCCGCAAAACGACATGCTTGCCACGTTCTTCAAAGCCCGATAGCCAGGCGAGCGAGTGGTTCACGAAGTCGGTACTCGATCTGGGCGGGGATGGGATGGGCCCGTATGATCAGTGCGTGCCCCGACAATAAAGCACTCCAACATTGACAGGACGGTTCGCCAAACATGCCCCTCGAAACTGTCCACCTTGATCGGGTTTTTGGCGTCACACATACGTCTCAAAACCGCAAGTCCGTTACGCTGTTCGGATTCGAAAGCAAAAACCGGAAGGAATATTCGGTCGCAGCGCCGGGGAAGCCCCGCATTGAGTCAGGGATGACAATTACCGCCTATTTGTCGGAGGCCGGTAACTGGCAGACGCTGGTCGGCTGGCGTGATCACGAGAGCGGCGAGATTGTGTGCGAATCCGAGGGGGGACCCATTTTCCTCTGTATCTGGTCTGCAGCAGGCCTCGGCATGACGTTACGCGGGGTCTTGCACCAGTCAGTGACGCTCTCCGTCATCTCGGTCGGGATGGTTGCCTCGTTCCTTTGGGGCATCCGTCAGGTCCGCGATCTGCGACGGGTCCGCCGTGAACTGGAGGCGTCGGCGACGAGGGAATGAGGCAGTGGCGACACGTGCTGCCATTGGCCGTTTTCGGCCAGGAGCGGCCATTCGACATTGCGACCCGAATCGCCGACAATCCTCCGAGGATGGTTCTAGCAGTATTTTCGAATTGATTGAATATCGCCCTATGACCGTGAGAGAAGGCGGCATTTGTGCCCGCGCCATCGCTTATCTGAAGCCCATGGTGCAAGACTCAACGCCAGCAATATCGTTGTCAGGCGAAGACTCGCCTGTTCTCCGTCCTCTCAGCGACGACCTATTGGTTTCGTATGTCGTAGACGCATCTGATCATTTGGCTTTCGTTCAGCACCGGCATCTGGAACAGGAGTGTGTTTCGGCTGATCAGCTTCATTCAATCGCCGTTTCAAATTTGCAGACTCTTGCGGAAGAAAGCCTGGTTGTTCGCGAGTACGGTTCCATATATGTTGCACTCATGGGAGGTAACTTCGAGGCGAGTCTTCTCACGCTTGATGCCATGTGGAATCACTGGTATGCACATGTCGCCCCACAGGGCTTTGTCGCCGTTGCTCCAGCGCGTGACCTCCTTGCATTCTGCGACTCATCTTCCACACAAGGGTTAGTGGAGCTTCGGCAAGTCGTAGAGCGGTCCGGGGATTGTGACCATCGACTGCTCCCTCACTTGTACCGACGCATAGCCGGCGCATGGAGGCAACTGCCTGTCACGCCGTGATCAGGGACGGCGATTCAGGCGCTCTGCGAATTTAGGCAAGATAGACGCCAAGTCCAATAGGACAGATTCGCGTCTAACGAGGATGCGAATGTCCGTTTTCGCTGTCCGCGACTGTCTCTGCAGGGTCGTTTTGATCCGATAACGTACCACCGGGGAGATATCCGGCGAAGTTCTGCCATTGCGAGCAATTCACGACCGGCGCCCGCATCGGCGTTTGAGTGCCGATGTGACTCTCGCGGCGATACGCTCGAAACTCTTTCGACAACCTGCCACACCCAGTTGTTTTCATCGCTCGCATGCCCTGTCGCCCGTGCGGCCCCGACGAGTGGCACACCCGAACGCATGAATCCCCCGATCATGGCGCCTTTGCACGGGCCAAACGTCGGCGCCAAAGCGCGTGTTGCACCATCCGGATTCGTAACACCTGCCCGGGTACGGCCTGTGCGATCATGTGCCACGATCAACATGAGAAATGGCATGACGACTACATTCGACGAGGCGACAACGGCGGCGATCGCCGCGTTTGCCCAATTGGATTTCTACACGGCCGTGCAGGCGATGCGCGCCGAGGCCGACTACGACCACGAACGGGACCAGTGGATCGCGCGCTACATCGACGAGTACGGCGGCGGTGCGGACGATGCAGAATATGACGCCTTGCACGCGCGGGCCCAGGCAACCCCGGAATACGCGCAGTTCGTCGATGCGGTTCGCCAGGAAATCCTGGAATACTTCGGCGTAACCGACGATCAACTGGACTGGATGGTCCTGCTGCGCAATGACGACAGCGACGAGCTTTGGGCGGAAGTCAACCGTCAGCGGAGCGCGCTGGGAACCGGTGAAGTGCGCGGCGATCTCTGACCGTTGCTTGCCATGACGCTATCCAGTCGTGCCGGGTGCGCGGCTGGAGTCACGTCGGGCTCTCGGCTGCTGCAACCGATCCGCCAAGAGTGGGCAAGCCTTCGAATCTTCGAAACGCGTGATCATTGTGCTCCGACCCTTGCCCTCGGAGGTGCAACGGCTCGACTGGCAGCATTGATTCCGTGAGGTAGCCAATGCAGGTATCGGAGCACGAAGTTGTCATTGCCGGAGGCGGGCCAACCGGTTTGATGCTGGCAGGCGAACTGGCGCTGGCGGGCGTCGATGTCGCCATCGTCGAACGCCGCCCCGACCAGACGCTTGCAGGTTCGCGCGCCGGCGGCCTGATTGCCCGGACACTCGAGATTTTCGATCAGCGTGGCATCGTGGACCGCTTCCTTGCTGAAGGACAGAAGGCGCAAGTCACCGGATTTGCGTCGATTCGTCTGGACATCAGCGATTTTCCGACCCGGCACAATTACGTGCTGGGGCTACGACAAAAACATATCGAGCGCATTCTCGCCGGGTGGGTCGACGAGCTGGCCGTGCCGATCTATCGCGACTGCGACTTGACGGGTTTCGCGCAGGACGACTCGGGCGTCACCATCGAACTGTCCAGTCGTCCGTCACTGCGCGCGCGCTATCTCGTCGGGTGCGATGGCGGCCGCAGCCTCGTGCGTAAAACCGCCGGCATCGAGTTTCCAGGCTGGGACGCAACGACCAGCAGCATTCTCGCCGAGTGCGAGATGACAGAGGAACCGCCACTGGGCGTCCATCGTACTGCGCTGGGCATTCATGCCTTCGGCCGTGAGGAATACGAAATTCGTGATGGCAAGATCGTCTTTGCCACCGAGGGACCCGTCGGCGTAATGGTGACTGAAAAGGCGGTCGGTGCGAAGACCGAACCCACGCTGGAGGATCTCAGGGAAGCGCTCGTCGCCGCATGCGGCACCGACTACGGCGCGCACCATCTGACGTGGATTTCCCGATTCACCGACATGGCACGGCAAGCAGCAACCTACCGCAAGGGCCGCGTTCTCCTCGCCGGCGATGCGGCCCATGTGCACTCCCCGGTGGGCGGAAAGGGCCTCAACATCGGCGTCCAGGATGCCGTGAATCTGGGTTGGAAACTGGCTCAGGTGGTGAAAGGCATATCGCCTGACAGCCTGCTCGACACGTATCACGCCGAGCAACATCCGGTCGCGGCCCGCGTGCTGCGCACGACGATGGCGCAGGTCGCCCTGCAGCGCACCGACGACAGCACCGAAGCGTTGCGTGAAATCGCCGCGGAGCTGTTTCGCATGGACGAACCCCGCAAGCGAACCGCCGCCGAGATGTGCGGGCTTGGAGTCCATTACGATCTCGGTACCGGGCATCCGCTGCTCGGTCGCCGCATGCCGGACCTCGACCTGATCACGCCTGACGGGTCGATCCGCGTCTTTGCGCTGCTCCGGCGTGCCCGGCCCGTGCTGTTGAATCTCGACGAACCCGACAGCATCGACATCACGCGCTGGCTGGATCGCGTCACGTTGGTTCACGCCCGATACGACGGTCCTTGGGAACTGCCTGCGTTGGGCCAGGTGGCCGCACCGACGGCGGTATTGATCCGGCCCGATGGTTATGTGGCGTGGGTTGGAACCCACACGCAAGACGGTCTTCAGGATGCTATGAACATCTGGTTCGGGCCACCCGGCTGATCACTTACGCCGCCCGCGTCGCCGCAGGTCACGACATTCAGCCCCTCCGCCGCATCCGGCGCGACGAAGTAAGTACCGCGTGATCTGCTCGAACTCGGCATCCGACGCCTGGAACGGATGTTCCCCTAGCGCATTGCGCGCACGCAGGCGCGCCTTGCACACTGCATCGCTGACATCGAGATAATGCAGACGATGGCCGCAGCCGGCGACCTGCGCGATGCGATGTCCCCATGCGCGCGCCGCCACGGTATTGAATGGAAAATCGAGCACCACCGACACGCCGGCCTGCAGAACGGCACCAACGTGATCAGCCATCACGTCCTTGATACGTTTGGCATACCTGACATAGTCGTCGATCGACAGGATCTCGCCCGGATAGAGGCGAGCAAGCCACGTGTCTTCGCTGATCAGGACGGTCCGCTCCGCGTTCGCCAGCCGTGCGGTCAGCGTCGATTTTCCCGACGCGATCTTGCCGCACACCATGTGGAGCAACACCGCGTCATTCGATAATGCCGCTTGAAATGGATGCTCGATCTGCATTTCCAGGTACTCCATGAAGGGCCCAGAAAGCAAAAACCCGCCTTCCGGGCGGGTTGAGATGACAATCATTCAGTCGATGGCTACCCCGCCGGCAAAAGTGCGGCGCAAATAATCGAATGGGCAGGCGATCGGTTCATGCGCATCAGAATAACGAACCGTCCGCGCGCGAGCAAGCCGATGTGATACTGGCTGCTTCAGCCACCCTTCGGAAACACCCCCTTGCTCATCGCATCGAGCTGCCGCACGATCTCCGCGCGCAGTTCGACCGATACCTCGACGCTGTCGAGCAGCTCCGAGATCCACAACCCGTCGGCGGCGAGCCGGCAGATCATCAGCGTGGCAGCCTGCTCGAGCGGCACGGGATCGGGCCGCGTCCATTCGCGCATCGGCACCGACCATCGCTCGCGCGTGTCCTGCTCGGTAATCATCGACGCAACCAGCACGCGCAGCACATCGGTACTCGCGGCCGGATTCGCCGCATCGAGCACCGCATGCAGATAAGCGCGCGCCGCCGCGCCGTCGCCGCGCGGATCCGCCGCCATCCGCGCGTCCATCTGCGCACCGAACCGCGCGGTCGCCTGCCCGAACAACGCATCCAGCAGCCCCTGCTTGTTCGCGAAGTGATACTGCAGCGCGCCTTTCGTCACGCCGGCGCGCTCGGCCACCGCATCGAGCGTCAACGCGGCCACGCCGTGATGTGTCGCGATTTCCGATGCGGCTGCCAGCAGCTGCGCGCGCACCTGGTCCGGCGCTTTTTTTCGCCGCACTCCGGCGACGGCTCCGGCCGGCGCCGATGATCCTTCAGGCGCCCGTGCGCCGGCCGTTCCAGCCGGTTCGACAGGCGCGGACACATCGTGCGGCGCGGGTTCGAGGCGTTTTTTCATGGTGCGGATGGTAGCACCCGGGCGTCTCGATATAAACATTCCGGCTGGATGGTATGATCCGCCGCATGAATAAATCGGCCCCCTCTCCCTGGTCCGCGCTCGACACCGCGATCGCCCGTGGACGCGACGCGCTCGTGCGTCTTCAGCAGCCCGACGGCAGCTGGTGTTTCGAACTCGAATCCGACGCGACGATCACCGCGGAATACATCCTGATGATGCATTTCATGGACAAGATCGACGACGACCGCCAGGAGAAGATGGCGCGTTACCTGCGTGCGAACCAGCGGCTCGACACGCACGGCGCATGGGCGCTGTACGTCGACGGCGAACCGGACGTGTCGTGCAGCGTAAAGGCGTATTTCGCGTTGAAAGCGGCAGGCGACAGCGAACAGGCGCCGCACATGATCCGCGCGCGCGATGCCATCCTGACACTCGGCGGCGCGGCGCGCGCGAACGTGTTCACACGCATCCTGCTCGCGACGTTCGGCCAGGTGCCGTGGCGCGCGGCGCCGTTCATGCCGATCGAATTCGTGCTGTTCCCGAAGTGGGTGCCGATCTCGATGTACAAGGTCGCGTACTGGGCGCGCACGACGATGGTGCCGCTGCTGGTGCTGTGCTCGCTGAAGGCGCGTGCGCGCAATCCGCGCAACATCTCGATCCGCGAGCTGTTCGTCACGCCGCCGGATGAAGAGCGCCAGTATTTCCCGCCCGCGAGCGGCATGCGCAAGGCGTTCCTCGCGCTCGACCGCACGGTCCGCCATATCGAGCCGCTGATGCCGAAGGGCCTGCGGCAGCGCGCGATCCGGCACGCGGAAGCATGGTGCGCGGAACGCATGAACGGCGAGGACGGGCTCGGCGGCATCTTCCCGCCGATCGTGTACAGCTACCAGATGATGCAGGTGCTCGGCTACCCGGACGACCATCCGCTGCGTCGCGATTGCGAAAACGCGCTGGAGAAACTGCTGGTCACGCGTCCGGACGGCAGCATGTATTGCCAGCCGTGCCTGTCGCCGGTGTGGGACACCGCATGGAGCACGATGGCGCTCGAGCAGGCGCGCGGCGTCGCGTCGCCGGACGCCGGCGAGCCGGACGGCGCGCTGCGCGAACTCGATGAACGCATCGCACGCGCGTACGACTGGCTGGCCGTGCGTCAGGTGAACGAC
This genomic interval from Burkholderia cepacia contains the following:
- a CDS encoding methyl-accepting chemotaxis protein; this encodes MRKQLTIRGGLVATIAGYTVLLVLVVGACIAALYMSNGSLEAMYRDDTASLLHLKTSSERMLVLRERMSDVAQVISAGQSGKEGAAQLHALLKQSNDELDAYARLHARDANEQALFDTLQSHRRALLDRVFLKALSQLDGDDAFNFLDTQRTAPPALFAAYQDAIDALESFQVARQKARYDAAGVHFHRIVWGMAAVAGLALVVGFFAQRVLAKAIIEPINLAVGQFEKISKGDLTGTVVIAGENEMAYLLNALKRMQDGLVDTVNQVRASTETIVGDVRTIASGNVDLSARTEQQAVSLQQAAASVEQLTAAVRQNADNARDARTYVEGAAGIASRGGEAMQRVVETMSAISHSSARISGIVGTIESIAFQTNILALNAAVEAARAGEQGRGFAVVATEVRGLAQRCASAAKEIRDLIGNAARRVEDGSGLVTLAGSAMSELVAAVERVNAIMGETSHAFEEQSSGIEQVNAAVIQMEQTMQRNAALVEEAAAAALSLDEQGSRLSAAVAQFRLRDETVA
- a CDS encoding VOC family protein, with protein sequence MATFQPAGWHTVTPRIVVPDPENLVEFIRTVFDACGEFRAGLPAEIRIGDSVVMISGGDGLRDPMPAFLYVYVEDTDATHRRAIAARAVSLEAPADMPYGDRRAMVKDPWGNIWQIATHQRDLSADEIRARLAGGE
- a CDS encoding CoA transferase, yielding MPRHLQEFWAALGGAPQRLEHCSFSGSGELLSAFRVTDLASAAIGAAGTAVAELLLESTGILPAVHVDRRMASLWFGTSLRPSGWTLPPQWDPVAGNYRARDRWIRLHTNAPHHRQAALTVLGCAADAQAVAQAVSRWDAHALEDAIVERGGCAAMMHSRQEWAAHQQGKAVASEPLLHAHTAKAVGARDWQPSRDRPLRGIRVLDLTRILAGPVATRFLAGLGADVLRIDPHGWEEPGTVPDVVLGKRCARLDLKQPADLDTLKRLLRDADIVVHGYRSDALARFGLDAAQRRDLNPALIDVSLDAYGWTGAWRCRRGFDSLIQMSAGIADAGMRVTGSDEPVSLPVQAIDHATGYLMAAAAIRGLTARLKDGVGTEVRASLARTSAVLQLRSEPMSDVVAVIPDSQHDRADRVEATSWGPATRLQPPLQIAGAPLAWFYPARALGAYEPRWLESNVSL
- a CDS encoding citrate synthase family protein; translated protein: MSPYLNSTEAAARLGVSRQTLYAYVSRGLLRAEPTGNPRESRYFAADVDRLAAERARGRKPKEVAKAALNWGSPVLESSITLIEGGQLFYRGVDALDLAGRASLEEVAALLWQCDERTAFGPRVPRAPTVLRTLFKHYGDQRAEQALLSLFAVATDDAPTAAWQQSADSRMQGCGDLVRILAACLLRTGFDTAPVHEQCARAWGVVPSGAELIRIALVLCADHELNASSFTGRCVASTNASLRAVVIGGLAGLSGGRHGATTARVEAMWDEIGNRDVERKMRERLHRGDDLPGFGHSLYPGGDVRAACLLSRILPRHPQWKTMIDAGSSLAGQKPSLDLALVALRRHLRLPVGAAFGLFALGRSIGWIAHGLEQREHPELIRPRAVYTGVRPDSVGAGSGQPRSRGRSGKRSVSQHAAPQNDMLATFFKAR
- a CDS encoding ATP-dependent protease, with the translated sequence MTTTFDEATTAAIAAFAQLDFYTAVQAMRAEADYDHERDQWIARYIDEYGGGADDAEYDALHARAQATPEYAQFVDAVRQEILEYFGVTDDQLDWMVLLRNDDSDELWAEVNRQRSALGTGEVRGDL
- a CDS encoding FAD-dependent monooxygenase, whose product is MQVSEHEVVIAGGGPTGLMLAGELALAGVDVAIVERRPDQTLAGSRAGGLIARTLEIFDQRGIVDRFLAEGQKAQVTGFASIRLDISDFPTRHNYVLGLRQKHIERILAGWVDELAVPIYRDCDLTGFAQDDSGVTIELSSRPSLRARYLVGCDGGRSLVRKTAGIEFPGWDATTSSILAECEMTEEPPLGVHRTALGIHAFGREEYEIRDGKIVFATEGPVGVMVTEKAVGAKTEPTLEDLREALVAACGTDYGAHHLTWISRFTDMARQAATYRKGRVLLAGDAAHVHSPVGGKGLNIGVQDAVNLGWKLAQVVKGISPDSLLDTYHAEQHPVAARVLRTTMAQVALQRTDDSTEALREIAAELFRMDEPRKRTAAEMCGLGVHYDLGTGHPLLGRRMPDLDLITPDGSIRVFALLRRARPVLLNLDEPDSIDITRWLDRVTLVHARYDGPWELPALGQVAAPTAVLIRPDGYVAWVGTHTQDGLQDAMNIWFGPPG
- a CDS encoding AAA family ATPase: MQIEHPFQAALSNDAVLLHMVCGKIASGKSTLTARLANAERTVLISEDTWLARLYPGEILSIDDYVRYAKRIKDVMADHVGAVLQAGVSVVLDFPFNTVAARAWGHRIAQVAGCGHRLHYLDVSDAVCKARLRARNALGEHPFQASDAEFEQITRYLLRRAGCGGGAECRDLRRRGRRK
- a CDS encoding TetR/AcrR family transcriptional regulator encodes the protein MKKRLEPAPHDVSAPVEPAGTAGARAPEGSSAPAGAVAGVRRKKAPDQVRAQLLAAASEIATHHGVAALTLDAVAERAGVTKGALQYHFANKQGLLDALFGQATARFGAQMDARMAADPRGDGAAARAYLHAVLDAANPAASTDVLRVLVASMITEQDTRERWSVPMREWTRPDPVPLEQAATLMICRLAADGLWISELLDSVEVSVELRAEIVRQLDAMSKGVFPKGG
- the shc gene encoding squalene--hopene cyclase; translated protein: MIRRMNKSAPSPWSALDTAIARGRDALVRLQQPDGSWCFELESDATITAEYILMMHFMDKIDDDRQEKMARYLRANQRLDTHGAWALYVDGEPDVSCSVKAYFALKAAGDSEQAPHMIRARDAILTLGGAARANVFTRILLATFGQVPWRAAPFMPIEFVLFPKWVPISMYKVAYWARTTMVPLLVLCSLKARARNPRNISIRELFVTPPDEERQYFPPASGMRKAFLALDRTVRHIEPLMPKGLRQRAIRHAEAWCAERMNGEDGLGGIFPPIVYSYQMMQVLGYPDDHPLRRDCENALEKLLVTRPDGSMYCQPCLSPVWDTAWSTMALEQARGVASPDAGEPDGALRELDERIARAYDWLAVRQVNDLRGDWIENAPADVEPGGWAFQYANPYYPDIDDTAVVTAMLDRRGRTHRNADGTNPHAPRVARALDWMRGLQSRNGGFAAFDADCDRMYLNAIPFADHGALLDPPTEDVSGRVLLCFGVTKRAEERASLARCIDYVKRTQQPDGSWWGRWGTNYIYGTWSVLAGLALAGEDKSQPYIARAIEWLRARQHADGGWGETNDSYIDPKLAGTNGGESTSNFTAWALLAQMAFGDCESDSVKRGIAYLQSVQQDDGFWWHRSHNAPGFPRIFYLKYHGYTAYFPLWALARYRRLAGAAAAATPSAVEATDTAVA